The Maridesulfovibrio hydrothermalis AM13 = DSM 14728 DNA window AACGTTCAAGTGCCCGCATTATAACCGCAACTCATCAATCAATTGCAGCAATGCAGGAGCAGGGCAGGTTCAGGAAGGATCTGTTCTTCCGGCTCAGAGGACACATGCTCCAGATTCCACCATTGCGGGAACGGATTGAAGACCTGCCGCTTTTAATCTCTCATTTTGTGGATGAAGTACAAGCTGATGCGGAAACGGGGTTGAATGTGGATGTCCATGAGATATCCGCCTTTCTGAATAACTATTCATTTCCTGGAAATATCAGGGAGTTACAGCATTTGATCCATGATGGAGCCAGTATCTGCGGGCACAAGGAACTAAAAGCTAATGACTTGAAATCCCTGCTGGTTGCTTCCGGAGATTTCTTATCCAGTGTTGATGTTTCTGGTTCAGGGGAAAGTGTATCTTTCGGGACCCGATTGCCCACTCTTCAGGAAGTGCGGGCGAAACTAATTGATGAAGCTTTGAGAAGAACTAATGGAAATCAGTCTTCAGCAGCGCAATTGATCGGAGTTACCCGACAGGCGGTGAGCAAGTATCTTAAGAAAAATAGTGATATTTAAGAAGAATCCATTACAAGTTTTCTGGAAAAGTGAATCGTTGAATCCTGCACAGATTTTTGTGTGTTGGTACGTTTTTTTGAACAATATCTATCATGTAAATTAAGGTTGTTAGATAGTTCTAAGGCCTGTCAAAATTATGCAGCTTCCCGCCTTTCATAACTGAACGGACCTTAAGGCTGCCGTGGTCCATAATGACCAGATCAGCGTGGTATCCAGAGGCGATTATTCCGTATTCATCATCTACTCTGATGGCTCTGGCCGGATAGAGCGAGGTCATTCTCAGAGCTTCGGCAAGCTCTATTCCAACGTGATTGACGCAGTTATACACAGCTTTGTCCATAGTCAGCATGGAGCCTCCGATGGTTCCGTCGGCGGCGGCGCATTTGCCGTCATTTACATAAACAGTCTGGCCGCCAAGCACGAACTCGGTGAGGTCAGAGACTATTGCCGAAGTTGCATCAGTTATGCAGAAAAGCCTGTTACCTAGAATATTTCTCGCCAGCTCCACATTATCCCATGAAACATGCACGCCATCAGTAATGATTCCGGTCCACGGTTTTTCCAGATAAATTGCGCCGACCAGACTGGGTTCCCTTCCCTGCAACGGTTCCATGCCGTTAAAGAGGTGGGTAGCCATGCTTATTCCGGCCCTGAACATTTCCCGCGCACGCGGGCAACTGGCTGCGCTGTGTCCGGCAGAGACCCTGATCCCCGCGTTTTCAAGCTCCTGCACATGTCTTGCTTCAATATTTTCAGGAGCCATAGTGCATATTCTGGTTACTTCCGGACCGAATTCAGCAATTAGAGACACAACCTTGTCGTTCGGTTTGCTTATCATGTACGGGTTATGTATCCCCCTGCGTTTATGACTGAGATACGGGCCTTCCAGATGCAGTCCCAGTACGGCTTTACCGTTTTCTTCACGATACTTTTTTACTACATGGAGGGATTTGATCATGTCCTCTTCAGGGGCACTTACCAATGTGGGCAAAAAAGACGTGCATCCGGTAGAAAGGATGGCCCGGGACATGATATCAAGTGTTTCAGTTGAAATATCATCATTAAAGAACCGTCCTCCGCATCCATTAAGCTGCAGGTCGATGAACCCCGGAGCGAGAATATTTTTCTGGAGATCAATGACTTCTGCCTGTTTCGGGATTGCATTTGTCTTGACCACATCACTGATGCGTTTGTCGTCAATTATGACCGCAGAGTCTTCCAGAATTTCCATGCCGGTGAAAATCGTGCCGTTGGTAAATGCATACATGGTGTTACCTATTTGGGATCTTGCAGGTTTTCAGATTCTATCTGCTGAAAATACCTGAGTGTTTTTACTTTAAGTTCCATCGTGGCTTCATCGTCACAGACAAGGATTCCCTTGCGGTGAAGTTGTAGGGCGGAAACGGTCCAGAGATGGTTCACCCCGTTTTCTACAGCGTAATAGACCGCCAGAGCCTTGTTCAGACCGCAGGCCAGGATGATAACTTCTTTTGAGTCAAGCAGGGTTCCGATGCCCACGGTTAATGCGTAGCGGGGAACCGCATCAATGTTGTTGTCGAAGAAACGGGAGTTAGCCTGACGCGTATCAATGGTCAGGGTCTTGATACGGGTGCGTGATGAAAGCGAAGATGCCGGCTCGTTAAAGGCTATGTGTCCGTCAGTGCCTACTCCTCCGACAAATATATGTATTCCGCCACAGGCTTTGATTTTTTCCTCGTAGGCTTCGCATTCAGCTTCCAGATCAGCGGCTCCGCCATTTAGGAGATTGATATTTTCCGGCCGGATGTCCACATGGTTGAAGAAATTATCAAACATATAATACCGGTAGCTCTGGCTGTGATTTTCAGGCAGCCCTACGTATTCATCCATATTAAAGGTGATCACATTTTTGAAACTGACCAAACCTTCATTATATAGATTGATCAATTCCTTATACATATTAATGGGGGTTCCTCCGGTCGGCAGTCCGAGCACGAAGGGGTTATCCTCGTGAGGGGCAAAATCATTGATTTTTTTTGCAATGTAACGAGCCGCCCACCAGCCGGGGTTTTTCTGAACTGGAATCAGTCTCATGTTTTTCTCCCTGCAATTTCAAAATTCATCTACAGTCTCAAACTATTACTTATAAGGTGCAGTGTGCAACCCTGCGGACTTATTTTAGTCATAAAAAAAACTAAAAAGAATTGTTGCTGACGTTTTGTCGTCGTATGGTCTGACTTAGATAACAGACAGGACCAATCACAGCGACTACTGCGGCAGCATGATGTTGCGGGACAGGATTTAAGTCTTTTTGCTCAGCTGTTTTTTTATTGTAATGTTGTTGCTGTATGTACCGTGTAGTTTTTAATATTGGTCGGGTCGGCGGGATGCATGCTTTTTTGGGGTGTGCCCGGTAAAAGTAAATTTATGCAGGAGGAGAATTATGAGGATTCTGGAAGGATTGCAGAAGCTGGGGCGCTCATTGATGTTGCCCATCGCAGTTTTGCCGGTAGCAGCTTTGATGCTACGCCTTGGGGCCGGTGACCTGCTGGATATTCCATTCATTTTTAAAGCTGGAGATGCGATTTTCTCCAACTTGCCACTTATCTTCGCCATCGGTGTCGCGGTAGGTCTCTCCAAAGATAATGCCGGTGCTTCGGCACTGGCCGGGGCCATCGGCTACCTCGTCTTTACGGCAGCCATCGGCAGTCTGGATAAAGACATTAATATGGGGGTTCTCTCCGGTATCATAATGGGGATCACCGCCGGAACGATTTACAACCGATTCTACCAGATCAAGCTTGTTGAGTGGCTGGCCTTTTTCGGCGGGCGGCGATTTGTGCCAATTGCCACCTCAGGTTGTGCTTTGATTCTGGCTTATTTTTTCCATTTTACCTGGCCTCCGGTGCAGGCGGGAATCGATGCGGTAGCCAACTGGGTTATCGGGTCCGGTCCCATCGGAACATTTGTATACGGAACCCTGAACCGGATGCTCATCCCTACCGGACTGCATCATATAATGAACAATATCGTCTGGTTTCAGTTCGGAGATTTTACCAATGCTGCCGGACAGGTTGTGCATGGTGACCTGCACAGGTTCTTTGCCGGAGATCCCAACTCGGGCGGATTTATGGCCGGTTTCTTCCCGATCATGATGTTCGGCCTTCCCGCCATCGCCCTTGCAATGTATAAAACCGCCAGAACTGAACACCGCGCGCAGGTTGCCGGTATACTCTTTTCAGTGGCTTTTACCGCATTTCTTACCGGGGTCACTGAGCCGCTTGAATACATGTTTATGTTTATTGCTCCGGTCCTCTATGTCATTCACGCCTTGTTGACCGGTGTCTCTCTGGCCTTGTGTACCCTGCTTAATATAAAAATCGGATTCGGGTTCTCCGCAGGAGCCATTGACTATGTGCTGAACTACGGTCTCGCCACCAATCCTCTGCTCGGACTCGCTCTTGGAGCCGGCTTTTTCGTAATCTATTATTTCCTTTTTGTGTTCGCTATCAAGATCTTTGACCTTAAGACTCCCGGTCGAGAGGAGGATGCCAGCACTGCTCCTGTAGACCTTTCAGATGAAGATACCCTGACTCTTGCCCAGTCATGCATAAGAGAACTTGGTGGACCTTCCAATCTGACCTCCATTGATTCTTGTATCACCAGACTCCGCCTTGAAGTGGAAGATCCTTCAATTATTAATGATGAAGGGCTGAAGCGCTGCGGAGCCAAGGGGATTGTCCGTGTAGGCAGCAAGGGTGTTCAGGTTATTCTCGGAACACAGGCAGAGCTGGTGGCAATCGCTATGGGTGCTATGAAAAGAGAAGAGGCCGAGCTTATGGAATCTCATGAAGTACGGCTTTTTTCCCCCATCGATGGTGAGGTTGTTCCCATCGAAGATACTCCTGATCCTGTTTTTGCTGATAAATCTGTGGGAGACGGTGTGTCGATCATTCCGACCGGTGACACCATGTATGCCCCGGCTGACGGAACAATTGGTAAGATTTTCAAGACCAACCATGCCTTCAGCATGATAACTGACGACGGGGTCGAACTGTTTGTGCATTTTGGTGTGGATACCGTAAATCTCAAAGGAGAAGGGTTCACCCGTGTTGCTGAACAAGGGGCGACTGTGAAGAAGGGCGATCCGGTTATTCATTTTGATCTGGGATTGCTCACTGAGAAGGCCAAGTCCGTGATTACTCCGGTAGTCATAAGTAATATGGATGAGTTCGGAGAGATGACCAAAGTAAGCGGCAAAGTTGCTGCCGGTGATCCCATCCTGTATATTAAGAAAAAATAGAGTGTTATAATATGTCCGGTCCTGACCTTTAAAGTCGGGACCGGACCATTGAACAAAGAGGGGATAATCATGGCTGAAAAAACAATTACAATTCAGGCCGAAGACGGCTTGCATGTCAGACCTGCGTCAGAGTTCGTCAAGATGGCTAAGGGGTTTGAATCTGATATTAAAGTCACTTTGAACGGTAAGTCCGCCAGTGCCAAAAGTCTTTTTAAGCTGCAATTGCTGGAGCTGGTTAAAGGTGCGGAGCTTTTGATTGAAGCCACCGGCAGTGATGAACAGGAAGCAGTTGAAACTCTTTCAGATTTTTTAGTATCTCTGAAGTAACCACCTAAAACCATGACTTGAAATCAGGTCGCGGAGGTGTTGCGTATGTTTAGTGGAATATCTGTATCGCCGGGGGTGGCTCTCGCTCAGGCCGTTGTGCTGAGCAGTGAGCAGGTAAGCTTTGACAGGTCTCCTGTCGCAAGTGAGTTTATTGAAAGGGAAATTGATAAATTTAAGAATGCAGTAGCTGAATCCGTAAAACAGCTGACTTTGATTGAAACCCATGTGCGTGAAAAAATGGGTGATGACAAGGCCGCTATTTTTGAAGGACACCTGATGCTGGTGGAGGATGAGGAGTTGTCCGAAACCGTTATCGAAGTGATTCGGGGACAGCGTTTTCCCGCTCCGGCAGCAGTAGAGGCGGTTATTAACGAGCACGCTTCCGCTATGGAGGAGATGGAGGATGAATATCTTAAGGCCCGGGCCGTGGATATGCGCGATCTGGGGCACAGGCTTGTACTGAACTGTCTGGGTATTGCCCCGCAGAGCCTTGAGACCTTTGAGTTTGAGGTTATTATAGTCGCTGAGGATCTTACACCGTCACAGGCGGCTGTGCTGGATACCTCCAAAGTCAAAGGCATTATTACTGAGCGGGGCAGCCGCACCTCGCATACTGCTATTATGGCGGCCTCTATGGAGATTCCGGCTATCGTCGCAGTCGAAGGGGTCAGCACGGCAATTCAGAATGGTGATATGGTCGCTCTGGATGCGGAGCATAATCAGATTATTGTAAATCCTACCCCGTCTCAACTGGATCAGGTCGAGTACAGGCGGGAGCAATTCATTCTTGAGCGCAAATTGCTTGAAGAGCTGCGGGATCTGCCCGCCCGGACCAGTGACGGAGTACGCATCAAGCTGGCAGCCAATATCGGTTCGCCCGCAGATAGTGCACCAGCTCTGCTCAAGGGAGCCGAGGGCGTTGGTTTATATAGAGTAGAGTTCCTGTTTATGGAAACCAGCGAGGCTCCTGATGAAGAAATGCAATATCAGGCTTTCAAATCCGTTGTTGATGACATGAAAGGCATGCCGGTGGTTATCCGCACACTGGATGTGGGCGGAGACAAAGACCTGCCTTATCTTGCCCTGCCTAAAGAAGAGAACCCGTTTCTTGGATGCCGTGGTATAAGACTTTGTTTTGAACGGCCCAGTCTGCTTCTCAGGCAATTGCGGGCTTTGCTCCGGGCCGGGGTGCACGGAGATATAAGAATTCTTGTTCCTATGATTTCGTCAGTTGATGAAGTCCGCAGGTTCAAGGAATTCCTTGCCGAGGCCCAGAGTTCCCTTGAACATGAAGGCATAGCTTACGCCAAAGATCTGCCGGTGGGAGTGATGATTGAAACTCCGGCTGCGGTTTTTCTGGCCCCGCACCTTATTCGTGAAACGGACTTTTTCAGTATCGGAACCAACGATCTGACTCAGTACACTCTGGCTGTTGACCGTCAGAATGAACGCATTGCAGAGCTTTTCGAACAGCTTTCTCCTGCCGTTCTTCTTGGTATCAAACATACTGTTGATGCCGCCCGTGAAGAAGGTAAGCCTGTCTGCGTCTGTGGGCAGATGGCCGGAGATGTTCTTTCAGCCCTGCTGCTGGTCGGGCTGGGTGTTGAGGAACTCAGTATGAGTCCCGTGCATATTCCACGAGTGAAAAATGCGATACGGAAACACAGCTGCGCCAGACTCCGTGATATTGCAAGAGATGCGCTGGGGCTGGCCACCGCCGCTGAGGTAAAGGCGAAACTTGAAAAATATCTGGGTTAAAAAAGTCTGTATGTCAGCAGGGTGCAGATAGTTTTTTTGTAACGTGCTTTTGATGAAAGGTGCTGTCCGGTCTAACCGGAAGTCGCAGGAAAGGGGCTTAGCCCCTTTGCCCGCAGCTAGGCAAAGTCTTACCCCAAAGTGTATGCAATATGTTCAGAATTCATCAGGAATTGCGCAGTTCTGGTGCAGTTTTTCAAGCACCAGTGCTCCGGCTCCGCGGGCGTAGTTTCCCTCGCGCCAGGGGCGGATGATCATTTCGGGGACAGTTCCGAATACTTCACAGCTCCGTTTGTCCATTGCTTTGGTCATCGGTTCGAAAAGCATATCTTTTGCTAAGTAGCTCTTGCCGGTGATGATGATCTTTTCGGGGTCAAACACTCTGGTCAGGTCGGAAATCCGCTTTCCGAGTATGGTCCCCACGCGGGTGAAAATATCTTGCAAAACAGGGTTGCCTTTCTTGGCGGCGTCAATGACAGTTTCAATCGTGATATTATCCGGATCTTCCGGTTCCCACAGCTTTTTATCTGCCAGCTCCTTAGCGTCACGCAGGATGGATAAATTGGAGCCGACAGCTTCCAGACAACCGGTCAATCCACATCGGCAGAGCGGGTTGCCGGAATAACCGTGAACATGTCCCAGCTCACCTGCCATACCCTTCCAGCCGCGCACCAGCCGGCCATCGATGAGAATCCCAAGCCCGACACCATGCTCAAGGGTAACTACGATAAAATTATCGCACCCACGGGCAGCACCGAACCAGTGCTCGTAAATAGCCAAAGTATTGGAGCTGTTTTCGATGAATGTTTGAAATCCGGTTTTCTTTTCAACCATGCCGCTGAAATGGACATCTTTCCAGCCCTCACTCTGGTTGAATCCGGGATGAAAATGGATCACCCCTTCACGATGATTGACCAGTCCCGGTATGCCGAGACCAAGTCCGACAAGATCGTCCGGAATAAAGCCGTGACGCAGGCGGCAGGTTTTTATTGCCTCTGCCAGCAGGTCCGTGATTTTATCCGGAGAATGTGTGCCGGGGGCGATAGGTACATGGTGCGAAGCCATAACTTTTGCTTCAAGATTAATGATAACAACGCTGATTTTTTCTGCTGAAATATAAGCTCCGGCAACAAAAGCTCCGTCCGGATTCAGTGCCAGAAGCACTGGCGGTCTGCCTGAAGTTGAGCTGACCGCCTCTTTTTCGTAAACAATTCCTTCCTTGATAAATTCAGCGGTAATTGCGGTGACCGTGGCCTGACTAAGTCCGGTTTGCTGAGCGATATCTTTCCTGGAGATATTTTTGGCGAGTCTAATGATTCCTAAGATATTGCAGCGGTTGATAGCCCTCATCATATTCTTGTTGGCGGCGCGCATGAATTTCTCCAGAGTAATCTGTTTAGAATATTCAGCACTTTGTTACCGGATATACAATATTTGGGCAAGGAATGCGGGAGGTATTAGATGGCGTTTACTGATCAGTGAGTTTTGGAAAATGCAGCAATTTGAATCTAATTAATAATCATATTTTTAAATGCAGAATTTTTGACCGCCAAACGCAGCCATTGTTTAAAAGTTGCAGTCAAAACTTCTTTCAGGTGACGAAATGGATGCCCGTAAAGTGTGGCGGGGTCATCTGTTAACCCTCTTCTTGTTTGTGCGTAATACTTAAGCAAAGAAACTGGTAGTGAATTGGCAAGGAATTGGCAAGGAATTGGCAGGGATGGCAGGCGAGGGACGTTTTCCGTTGAAAAAAAGAAAACGCCTGTCTCTCATAAGAGAGACAGGCGCTAAAAGGCAATTCGGGCTTACGCTCGAAAAACTACCAACGTGGGCGTTCTTCGCGAGCTTTAGCTTCGTTGACTTTGAGGTTACGGCCACCGAAATCTTTGCCGTCGAGGGCTTCGATTGCGTCGTGTGCACCGTTGTCGTCCATTTCAACAAAGCCGAAACCACGAGGGCGTCCGGTTTCGCGGTCTTCAATGAGTTTAACAGAAGTAACTTCGCCGAAAGCTTCGAAAGCAGCGCGAACATCTTCTTCAGTAGCAGACCAGGGCAGATTTCCAACATAAAGATTCTTAGACATGTAAATTCTCCAAAACGTGATAATGTATAGTGCGCGTGCACCAAAAATAGTGCCCGTGCACTCAAAAAAGAAAGCCGTGTACAAGATGCGTACACGGCTCTCGATTTACTTGTTCAAATTTAAACCAGCGCTGGTCACAGTCTTGACCGTGCCTTCACGGGAACGGCTGGTGTTAGAGATTAAATTGACCATTTTCAGAGTTAAGTCAAGCACTATTATTATTAAAAAAAAGATTTCAAGGTTATCCGGTCCGGAATTCCAAAAGCAGGGAAAGGTTGAATTGCAGATAAAAAACAGTGAACACTCTGATTAGTATGAATAATTACCAATCCAGTCAGGGGTGGAGACTGCTCTGGTTATAAATAATAAAAATAAATTTGCGATTTTTGATTTTATGGAAGAATTATATGCTAGCTAAATCTATTCAATGCTTTTTTCTTTTCTTTAGTAAATTAATATTAACTGGAGTATTCTTTCAGGTATTAATCAAATTTATTTATATTATTTTACTAGATCAATATTTTACTTAGGATTTACTATGACAAATAAGGTGTTTGCAGTTGTCTACTGTGAAGGTTTCTTTGGCGAGATGGATGGTAAAACAGCGAACGGGTTAGTTCGTTATTCAGAAAAGTATGAAATTGCAGGTATCATCGATAGTACAAAAGAAGGTCTTGATGCCGGAGAAGTGCTGGGCGGTGAGGCGAATGGAATTCCGATCTACAAAAATATACGCAAGGCTCTGGAGGGAAAGGGCGAATCCGTAAAAGCATTTATTTACGGCATGGCTCCATTGTCCGGTTCTTTCTCCTTAGAAGACCGGGATGTGATGTTTTATGCAATGGAGAATAATCTCGATATTATTAATGGATTGCATGACTTTTTAACTGACGATGAAGATTTCATGGAAAAGGCTGCAAAGTGTAATGTTCAGGTACACGACATACGAAAACAGCAAAACAATATGCAGCGAAATGTCTTTACCGGCAGCATAGGCAAGGTCAAGTGTCCAAAAATTGCTGTTCTCGGAACTGATAGTGCTGTCGGGAAGCGTACAACCTCAGTTATTTTGACTGAAGCCCTTCGTAAGCTCGGCCTTAAGTCTGTGATGATTGCAACAGGGCAGACCGGCGTTATTCAAGGAGCGGAGTTTGGCGTTCCTCTCGATGCTTTGAAGGAGCAGTTTATTTCAGGTGAAATGGAAAAAGCCATTGTTGATGCCTGGGAAGCAGTAGAGCCGGATGTCATGATTCTTGAGGGGCAGGGGGCGTTAAGTCATCCAGCATATTTGAGTTCGTGCTTTATTATCAGAGGCGGACAGCCTGAAGCTATTATTGTGCAGCATCCGCCAAAGCGGGAAAATCTCGGTGATTATCCTGACATCAAAATGCCCTCTATTGAGAGTGAAATTGAACTTATTGAAGTGTTTTCAAAGTCACCGGTGATCGGC harbors:
- the nagB gene encoding glucosamine-6-phosphate deaminase, giving the protein MRLIPVQKNPGWWAARYIAKKINDFAPHEDNPFVLGLPTGGTPINMYKELINLYNEGLVSFKNVITFNMDEYVGLPENHSQSYRYYMFDNFFNHVDIRPENINLLNGGAADLEAECEAYEEKIKACGGIHIFVGGVGTDGHIAFNEPASSLSSRTRIKTLTIDTRQANSRFFDNNIDAVPRYALTVGIGTLLDSKEVIILACGLNKALAVYYAVENGVNHLWTVSALQLHRKGILVCDDEATMELKVKTLRYFQQIESENLQDPK
- a CDS encoding ROK family transcriptional regulator, with protein sequence MRAANKNMMRAINRCNILGIIRLAKNISRKDIAQQTGLSQATVTAITAEFIKEGIVYEKEAVSSTSGRPPVLLALNPDGAFVAGAYISAEKISVVIINLEAKVMASHHVPIAPGTHSPDKITDLLAEAIKTCRLRHGFIPDDLVGLGLGIPGLVNHREGVIHFHPGFNQSEGWKDVHFSGMVEKKTGFQTFIENSSNTLAIYEHWFGAARGCDNFIVVTLEHGVGLGILIDGRLVRGWKGMAGELGHVHGYSGNPLCRCGLTGCLEAVGSNLSILRDAKELADKKLWEPEDPDNITIETVIDAAKKGNPVLQDIFTRVGTILGKRISDLTRVFDPEKIIITGKSYLAKDMLFEPMTKAMDKRSCEVFGTVPEMIIRPWREGNYARGAGALVLEKLHQNCAIPDEF
- the nagA gene encoding N-acetylglucosamine-6-phosphate deacetylase, with amino-acid sequence MYAFTNGTIFTGMEILEDSAVIIDDKRISDVVKTNAIPKQAEVIDLQKNILAPGFIDLQLNGCGGRFFNDDISTETLDIMSRAILSTGCTSFLPTLVSAPEEDMIKSLHVVKKYREENGKAVLGLHLEGPYLSHKRRGIHNPYMISKPNDKVVSLIAEFGPEVTRICTMAPENIEARHVQELENAGIRVSAGHSAASCPRAREMFRAGISMATHLFNGMEPLQGREPSLVGAIYLEKPWTGIITDGVHVSWDNVELARNILGNRLFCITDATSAIVSDLTEFVLGGQTVYVNDGKCAAADGTIGGSMLTMDKAVYNCVNHVGIELAEALRMTSLYPARAIRVDDEYGIIASGYHADLVIMDHGSLKVRSVMKGGKLHNFDRP
- the nagE gene encoding N-acetylglucosamine-specific PTS transporter subunit IIBC, giving the protein MRILEGLQKLGRSLMLPIAVLPVAALMLRLGAGDLLDIPFIFKAGDAIFSNLPLIFAIGVAVGLSKDNAGASALAGAIGYLVFTAAIGSLDKDINMGVLSGIIMGITAGTIYNRFYQIKLVEWLAFFGGRRFVPIATSGCALILAYFFHFTWPPVQAGIDAVANWVIGSGPIGTFVYGTLNRMLIPTGLHHIMNNIVWFQFGDFTNAAGQVVHGDLHRFFAGDPNSGGFMAGFFPIMMFGLPAIALAMYKTARTEHRAQVAGILFSVAFTAFLTGVTEPLEYMFMFIAPVLYVIHALLTGVSLALCTLLNIKIGFGFSAGAIDYVLNYGLATNPLLGLALGAGFFVIYYFLFVFAIKIFDLKTPGREEDASTAPVDLSDEDTLTLAQSCIRELGGPSNLTSIDSCITRLRLEVEDPSIINDEGLKRCGAKGIVRVGSKGVQVILGTQAELVAIAMGAMKREEAELMESHEVRLFSPIDGEVVPIEDTPDPVFADKSVGDGVSIIPTGDTMYAPADGTIGKIFKTNHAFSMITDDGVELFVHFGVDTVNLKGEGFTRVAEQGATVKKGDPVIHFDLGLLTEKAKSVITPVVISNMDEFGEMTKVSGKVAAGDPILYIKKK
- a CDS encoding HPr family phosphocarrier protein; the protein is MAEKTITIQAEDGLHVRPASEFVKMAKGFESDIKVTLNGKSASAKSLFKLQLLELVKGAELLIEATGSDEQEAVETLSDFLVSLK
- the ptsP gene encoding phosphoenolpyruvate--protein phosphotransferase — encoded protein: MFSGISVSPGVALAQAVVLSSEQVSFDRSPVASEFIEREIDKFKNAVAESVKQLTLIETHVREKMGDDKAAIFEGHLMLVEDEELSETVIEVIRGQRFPAPAAVEAVINEHASAMEEMEDEYLKARAVDMRDLGHRLVLNCLGIAPQSLETFEFEVIIVAEDLTPSQAAVLDTSKVKGIITERGSRTSHTAIMAASMEIPAIVAVEGVSTAIQNGDMVALDAEHNQIIVNPTPSQLDQVEYRREQFILERKLLEELRDLPARTSDGVRIKLAANIGSPADSAPALLKGAEGVGLYRVEFLFMETSEAPDEEMQYQAFKSVVDDMKGMPVVIRTLDVGGDKDLPYLALPKEENPFLGCRGIRLCFERPSLLLRQLRALLRAGVHGDIRILVPMISSVDEVRRFKEFLAEAQSSLEHEGIAYAKDLPVGVMIETPAAVFLAPHLIRETDFFSIGTNDLTQYTLAVDRQNERIAELFEQLSPAVLLGIKHTVDAAREEGKPVCVCGQMAGDVLSALLLVGLGVEELSMSPVHIPRVKNAIRKHSCARLRDIARDALGLATAAEVKAKLEKYLG
- a CDS encoding DUF1611 domain-containing protein; amino-acid sequence: MTNKVFAVVYCEGFFGEMDGKTANGLVRYSEKYEIAGIIDSTKEGLDAGEVLGGEANGIPIYKNIRKALEGKGESVKAFIYGMAPLSGSFSLEDRDVMFYAMENNLDIINGLHDFLTDDEDFMEKAAKCNVQVHDIRKQQNNMQRNVFTGSIGKVKCPKIAVLGTDSAVGKRTTSVILTEALRKLGLKSVMIATGQTGVIQGAEFGVPLDALKEQFISGEMEKAIVDAWEAVEPDVMILEGQGALSHPAYLSSCFIIRGGQPEAIIVQHPPKRENLGDYPDIKMPSIESEIELIEVFSKSPVIGIAINHENMSDSQVDETIDSYQKQFEIPATDVLKFGCDALVAKILATFPKLQAKLA
- a CDS encoding RNA recognition motif domain-containing protein, with the protein product MSKNLYVGNLPWSATEEDVRAAFEAFGEVTSVKLIEDRETGRPRGFGFVEMDDNGAHDAIEALDGKDFGGRNLKVNEAKAREERPRW